The Hevea brasiliensis isolate MT/VB/25A 57/8 chromosome 1, ASM3005281v1, whole genome shotgun sequence DNA segment ttaaaaatatattaaaagagttgttACAATAATTTTCcttcaatataaatttaatcaagaTTGTACACAACAAATTTTTTAGTGTACATACATCTAATTTATAATAATAGGTATTTATTGCATTCTCTAATtattgataaattatttttttatcaaatggTTATGAAACTTTTATCATATTTGTCATAATTTTTATGCATAATtgtcttaaattattttataaataataatttattaattttattaaaatatattgaatACCCATTTAAATGTTATAGATAATACAGATTACAATCGATAAGGATTTCATATACTAAAAAAATTTTCATACCCAATTTtggttaaatttaaattaaatattagttttatttcaatttttttatatatttttaaaaattgaaggATTATATGTActcaaaataataaattaatttttttacaataaataataaaataatttatttaatatatttttttagaattttttaaatttaaaaggtTTATTTAAAGTTGAAAAAACTTCAAGTATTTGGAAGGGTCCAAATAAGGCTtttacaaaaaagaaaaaaagaaaaaaaaaaagagcaagtGGACGGGACAGGATAGTGGGAATCAGGGAAATCATCATGTCTTCGACGGTGCGTGTGACGCGAAGGAGACTCGCGTGAACCAAAACCGGCCACCTGGCACCCTTCGACTAACCTAACACACGAACGCAACAATACCACAGCTTCTACTCCCATTCCCACTCTTCCACAGACCACCGTACAGCAAGTGAAAAGCCATAGCCGACTAAACCATGGCGATGCTCTCAACATCTCTCTCCGGCCCCAAATCAGCTATTTCATATTCAGCTCCTCATTTCTCCGGTCTCCGCCGATTATGCACTAAGCTCGACGCCACCAACTCTCACTCTTCCTTTCTCCCTAATTTCAATTCTCAACTCCGCTGTTCTTCTCCTCGCAAACCTTCCAGACACGTCGTCGCCATGGCGGGCACTGGAACGGTGCGTTCCTTCTTCTGCAGTGTGTCTCTGCTGGATCTTGTTTCAATGCTTTCAATTACTGTTTAGTCTTAGCTTTATTCCTTTTGGTTCTTGCTTTCTGTATAGTTAATCTTTGTTCTTTTGCATATTTAATGTGGGCATTGTGAGGAAACCGATATTGGATATGGTAGACTTGATATAGTTGGAACTTTACCATTATTTACTTATTTCATGTTTGCTTGGAAAGTGAAAGTAATTTGCTTAAATAGTGGTTTAGAAGCAACAAGATCTTTTCGAGATTGTTTGGttgcttctctaattgtcttgaGCTTTTTGCGTTTCTGGCATTCCACCTATTTATTGATATTTCTCTTTGTTCTGCTTGCAGTTCTTTGTTGGGGGGAATTGGAAGTGTGTAAGTAGCCCTTTTCCTCACTGATTcagtcatttaattttttttttcttttttttttattcgcTTTGGTTTTTTACTTTATCACTATCATTGTTATTTGTAGCTTATTGTTTCCTCATTAATTTCTGTATTTATTGAATGGACTTGATCTTGAACAAAAATTTTGTTAGACCATTATATATGCCTTTGCAATTGATTTAGACATTGCCATCTTGTTTGGCACAATACTTAGTATTAAATCTGGAAAAATAAGAAGAAGATGCAGTTACCCATTTAGAACACATTTTAAATCTGCTTGAATATGTTCCTTTTTTACCTATATTGGAGATTTTTTTTAacatactttgtaaattaatctCTTTGCATTAATTTTTATTGACCTCATTCCCTGAGGCATCTTGTAACGTTTCTTAGTAACGTGTTTATAaatttgccagatttggtgaatgattttttttatttggtcAATCATCTCCATACCATCACATAAGTTCTGGAAAATTTCAATCCTGTGCTGGGTATTCAGATGTGTTCCTTTTCTTTATATTGGTATTGCTGTGTGGTTGTGTTTCTTATTTTTAAATGTTTAACtgtactctttttatctgtctcaTTGCAACAATGGCAATGTTTTTTTATCCCATACTCTTTCTTGTTATGAACTCTTTATTCTCTGGACACTGTTTTAACCTTTTCACAAGTCCTGCTagttattttttttgttatactATTTAAATTGTATTGCGGTTTATTTTATGTGCTCTTCTCAACTTTAGTTTGGCCTGGGTTCTGTGAAGGTCTTTTAGCTTTCTGTCTATTCTTTTTGTTAGCATCTTGTGCTGGTTGGTGAATACTGCAGTTGTTTAGCTATTGTATCCTTTCATTGCTTTCACTTTAGTTTCCTCtaattactttatttttactGTTTCCAGAATGGGACAAAGGAATCTATCACTAAGCTTGTTTCTGACTTAAATGATACAAAATTGGAGACTGATGTAGGTGAGATAATATTTTTCATAAGTTTTGGTGTTTCACTTGCTGTTTTCCATCAAGTTTGCTATTTTATGCATAGTCTCATGTTATACAGGCTAAGCTTGTTATACAGACTGGTGTTTCATGTTTGACATGATTGATTTTGTAATGTCCAAACTAATGTTGGACATGGTTTTATTCTTCTATATATCCATGTAGAAAGGGGACTTTATACATGTGGCTTTGTTCTTCCTATTTTATCTtgtttttacaaaaaaaaaaaaccaaataatAGATTTGTCTTACCTTTTCATTTTGTACTTGTGAGTGGGCAGATGTTGTTGTAGCACCTCCCTTTCTTTACATCGATCAGGTAAAGGCTTCTTTATCAGATAGAATTGAGATATCTGCTCAAAATTCCTGGGTTGGAAAAGGTGGGGCATTCACAGGAGAAATCAGGttagttttcacaatttcacttccattttttttttgtcatatcAATCATGGTTGGTATTGATTTTCAAGCCCTGCACATAGTTTTTGTTTTTTAACCATGAGTCATAGCAATAGTTTTTGGTATTGATTTTATAACCCTTCACAAAATATtatattcctttttttttcttccttgttTTCTCCCTGCTGTATCTTTAAGTGACAAAAAAATGGGTGATATACTATACTATGGCAGTCTGGTCCTTtgtttttagtttttattttctttatacccTCTATGTTGGGATTTCATCTGGCAAGGGGTCAAACTCTATTGGGTTGAGCTGAGACTTATTTATTGAAGGAAATAGGATGATATTGCTTCCATTCTAACTTCAGTTTGCCTTTGAAATGATATCTCATTCTAGTTTTTGCTTTGGTAACGTCAGATCTAAGaaactcaaatttcaatacaTCTGGATTGCATAAACCCAATAGTAGTCAAATGCATGTTCTTGTTACCGAGTTATTCTCTTGTAACTTAAACTAATACACAAGGGCTTTATATTGTTTTTTAGACTTCAATGATAAGTGCTATTCCTTTGGTGCAAAATCCCACTTTTTAACTGTTAATGCAAGAGTCTTCTCCAAGTGTAGCTAAACACAAGTCTGAGAAACTCTTACTTCTTGTTCTTGGACTACAAGCAGTGAGTGATAGTTAATTTCAAGTGCAATCACTCCAATAATCCACCTATGCCTTTGCTATAGTGCTTTACATGTATGGACTAGGATATCCAGGTTAATGAAAACCCATGTATGAGACTTCTCCATTGTTGGTGTTAAttctgaaaattttcatataattcTTGTACTCTAATTTGCAGCGTGGAACAACTGAAAGATATTGGCTGCAAGTGGGTTATTCTTGGGCATTCCGAGCGCAGGCATATAATTGGTGAAAACAATGAGGTGAAAATTTAGAAGAAAAAATATATGTTTTTGAGAAGTTTCAAGGTGTAGATTGTTGTTGTTTATGTGGCTTAAAGTCATTTTGTTCAGTAAAATTATCAGTGAATATCAGCTTGATTACTAAATTCGATGTGTTACTGCAAAATCATTCAACTTTGACTTGGTTTCAATGCTATCAGTGTTGCTGGATTTTGGTATAATTTCCACCAGATTTTGACATGACAACCTAATAAAATTTGCTAATTTAGTTGTATAATTAAAAATAGGTTATTAAATTTTCTTAGCCAACACATAAAAAATTTGGCAAAatgtttgcaaaaattttgcaataatgatgtcattaaaagaaaATCAAAGATATGTGATTTTTGTATTGCTAATTGAAGCTTAGTGATGTGCTTATTCAGTGATACATCTAGACCATGTGTCAGATTGATGCAAGTAGATAGAGAAGAGGAGATATTCAATGGAGGAAATTCTATTTGTACCAGGGAAAATGGTGGAAGTTCAATTACTagataaagaagaaaaaagagaatccagaagagagagaaaactatTATTGATCTTCCCTACCTGAATAATACAATCTGCTAGCTTAAGTAGACCATCCAGTCTGTTATGGATTACATGATCATTGCTTTTCTTGTAATTATTACAGCTGGCTTAATCTACTTAGCATAACTGCCTACAAAAATTAACTACCCTTCCCACAATTATTTGAACTTCTCTCATTTTTTCCTAACTTCATTATCAGCTAGTCTGTTATAAATTACATCATCATCACATGTATTTAACAACTTCAACCATCTACAGCTTGCTTTAACTACTTAGCCTAACTGCCTATGACAACTAGCTATCCTTTTCGCTATTATTTGATTTTCTGTAAGTTCTTCCACACATCAGAGATTAAGCATTGATTTTTGCTAATTATTTGGATTTATTTTGAACTTGAACTGAAGCTTTGTTTTCTTCAGTTTATAGGAAAGAAGGCTGCTTATGCCTTGAGCCAAGGCCTTGGTGTGATAGCTTGTATTGGTGAACTTTTAGAAGAAAGAGAGGCAGGGAAAACCTTTGACATTTGTTTTGAACAATTGAAGGCATTCGCAGGTAATTGCTGATTTGTATTGCTTCTGAAatacaaagtcatttatacattaCATTGTGGAAGAGAAGAGCCTTGTCCTTACACCGCTAATATCATTATTTATAGATGCTGTGCCCAGTTGGGATAATATAGTTATTGCATATGAGCCTGTATGGGCTATTGGGACTGGAAAAGTGGCCACACCTCTGCAAGCTCAGGAAGTGCATATAGCTGTCCGTGATTGGCTTAAAAAGAATGTCTCAGAAGAAGTGGCATCCAAAACGCGTATCATCTATGGAGGTACTTACACATCTACGTTGAGAATGTGGTTTTACATCTGTGATATTAACTAGAAAAAAGGAAAATACTTATTTCACATTTTCTTTCTAGGCTAATAGACAGAAAATATTATGGCACCCTGCAAAGTTGTATCTGTTCTAGCAAGGTTTTTGGAATATTATGGTGCTCTATGTCTTGTTAGCTGCTGCTTATAATCTCATACATCTGTGTTGCCCTTTCAGGATCTGTAAATGGAGGCAATTGTGCTGAACTTGCGAAGCAAGAGGATATTGATGGTTTTCTTGTTGGTGGTGCATCCTTAAAGGTATACTATTCTGCTTCAATATTTCAAGACTGTTGAAATATTTATGCTCTGGTTGTGAAAAGCCTCGGCATAGTCTCTATCTTTAATGGAATGGGACTGCTGGATGATTAAAATACGACATTTTGTGATGCAGGGCCCTGAATTTGCAACCATTATCAATTCTGTAACATCCAAGAAAGTTGCTGCTTGATTATGCATACTGGTCTTGGCAATTCAAACAAATAAAGGGCAAACAGAGAATACTACAGTTTGAAGCTTATCATAATCAGCATATGAGCTAGTCAGGATAGATGGAGTTCTGATTATTAATCCATTTTTATTAACTTTCTGCAAGATAGAAATAATCCTTTCACTTGTATCTGTATTTGTAAAATGGAACTACCGATTATGAATCAAGTTGATGCCATAATCTCAGTGATCAATTTCTTAATTGATCAATTTAGTTAttctgaaaataaataaataaataaagagccTATTGCTAATTCACATTGGCCATGTCATTTGAGGGCCTGCATAGATTGGTTTCATACTGTCTTTTGCGTGCGTACGTTCTGAGGAAACTAGTTCGATAGGCATGATATGCAAATCGGCTTCCTGATTTTAGTAGGCATGATATGCAAATTGGCTTCCTGATTTTAGTGCTtaagacctaaaatttatatttatgcaTATGAAACTTTGGGCAAAGAAGAATTCTCCTCTAGTCTAATGTAACTTTATACTTCGTTGAAAAGGACAAAACTCCATAAATTCTTTGGAGATGCGGTCTTTTAACAGTTTTGCTCTGATGAACACTATGAATAAGGTTTGGAGTCTATCCAAAGGAGCTGAGGTTCGGGCGATTcaaatgatttttattttcttttcaatttgcagATAAGCAGGATAAGGGGAAGGTATTGAATCCACAACATGACATTTTGATAAACATGTAGTTATCTTAAAAGAAATTGGGTGTGGGCGTATTTCAAATGTGAAAACGCCCAAACATTTTACTAGTAATGTGGTTCATTGGTCATGACTCATGTCACGACCTAGTTTTACAAGTCAGACTGGTACTAGGACCTAAGCCTACATAAAATCACTGAGATCCGtaataagtttcattatttccaAACTAATAACCAGAACAAAATCAAGGTTTAACatgcaaaaaaaaataaataaaatattataaatttatttgagccaATTCAACCCGATAACTATTAGAAAAATTAAAACTAGAGGAGTACAGTTCAACCCTGATACTCATCATGCACAAACTAttaaatctccattaattaatataaaacatAAATACGTTAGTGTCATAGCAATGGTCTAATAgtcaaataaatagataaataaataaaaactataaAAATTACTGACAAAGAAATACCACAACCTGAGAAGAAAAATATAGATTAGACTAAAAAATAAACTTACTTCTCCTGCAAcctgaaaaaaatatttgaacaggAATGAGTGTTTGActtagagagtttagatattgatcatagatgcaatttctataactacctatAACTAGTGTAATCCTACTATGAAATGCGCATACAATACATATAACAAATAATTCACTCAATATTTGCACGAGAAGATAATTTAGAGTTACTTACGCACTCAATGTATCACATCAATACATAAATATGGGAGCTGATgccctatatagctctctcaaTCTAAATCCTGCCAGCGAGCTcaactcaagccgaactttcgccTAAATCTAAGtgtgggggccagcgagatcaattcaaaaccatatctcaccccGACTTTTCATATCCATAAGGACCGAGTtccagcgagactagctcaagcggTGACTACCTGTCCAATCCATATCCatatatatcatatataaataaCACACATATACAACTCCAAATTATCCCTAGGGCTGCAAACATAAGTAATTATGAACAAATAAATATGAAACAATAAAAGTGCtcctaatttatttaactaagcatgaaaatatatttataaaatgcataaGCATgccaataatatttaaataatattaaaattacaaaatataaTCAATATCCAATTCACAGACTGGTCGACCCGATTACAATTGGTCCGGTTGGAGAGAAGAAAAGCTAACCGGCACCGATCATCTATACAAACACATTGACCTCTATCAATTACTgacagaattaattaattaatttaattaaagaagtaAGAATAATTCCTAAGGTCTTGCCAAAATTTCAGCATAGTCTCTCCTATAATTGGACCTAACCCCCCTATAAGAAAACACAACAACAACAATACAAAAggcctcaggcccacaacaaTAACATCATATACCCGACCTACAAGAACCTAATCTAAGTCCAATCATCCAAACTTCAACTCAGGTCCCTAACTCCTATATAGTCTAAAAAAATTATTTCCAACatctcaaaaattataaaaatattcttggAGATTCTTTATATCgtccttgtattaattaaatttatttccaCTTAATTTTACTAAGCTTCCTTTTCATGTTTGCATATCTATTAACTGGTATTTGAAGCATTCAGACTTGCTAGTTAGAGACAAAGTGGTAGAActgttataatattttaattttgtaattgtATGATTTTTATGTTGGACGCTTGCTTATTTGCTTTTATGTTTGATATATTTTATGGAGTTCATttaatgtgaattgtataaagaCTTTTATTTTATTGGTTTGAAACAATGTAGTCTCTAAAGTTTCATAAAACCTACAAATTAGTCCTTAAGGTTTAATGAAACCTACGTATTAgcccttatatttttaaaatctacCTATTTAGTCCTTaacattttaaaaaagaaaacctATATATTAATCACTATGTTCATTTTTCCATCAAAATTacagttaattaaaaaaaaaaacccttcatTTATGAATTTCAATATAAAACAAAGTGGTTATTAACGTTTTgatttattaacaaaatagtaCATGatgtggcaaaattaaaatttttaattgtttaaatttttaattttaaaaattaaaaatttataaatagcatgttaaaatttttaacataTTAATATAGTTTATTTTACAAAATAActattaattacaaaattaaccattaattaattgggtaaaattttacaaaataactattaattgtatttatgttttatattatattgttaaaatGTAAAGATGAATTtgtaattaacaaaaatataaggatgttaaatttattaattcaaactttaataattataactatttacaaattaatccttatatgtttattaattacaaaattaaagacctatttgtaaataattttaatatgcacggatattttgtaaaatatatggataattttataaataactaaaatttttaaggatcttaaagtaattaatccatatttttaataattataatctaCAAGAACGAATTTATAAGTTTTACCAAATCTTAAGAACTAAATtattttagatagaaaatataataaaaaaatattttggaCATTTTTAAAggtatttcaatcatttttattaaaattagcgGTGACATAACTATGATTCTAattacaaaaattaatttatagatttaTTAAAATCTCAATGACTAAatagatgaattttaaaaatacatatattaatatataagttTTTGCCAAATTTTATCCAATAACTTTTGCATGCACCTAATACATTTTGCAATTTCACTTTACCTCTACTCTAACTTCACTTTTGTGCAATATTTCTATAGAACTCGTTTCTCATCGACAGATTGTGCATAATTTTGGcaagcattattattattattattattattattattattattattattattattagcatTTACTTgggtttaaatttataattttactatttttaaaataattataatactaTTAAACATAAAATTTTACTTTATCACAATCTTACCATACATAATCTAAAgatcattttattttttctaaaaaaaaaagattattttatttaattttttgactTTTTCACAAAAAATGGAAGGCATGTAGGAtatatgatttttcttttttagcTTTATCCCGACAAGCAACCAAATTGATAAGGCCAAAAGTGTCGAGCGATCATTGCAAGAGATGACCCCACAAACATTCCGAATGGTTCACGGATTGATTGACATTGGATCACGAGGCACGTGGCAGGTTTTGATAATATCATAATGAGCTAATGCCTATTTTCATTATTAAAGAACTCTTCCATTAAGACAAGGTgtctattattttaatatttttataataaaaatttattaaatttaattttaaattattttttaatattttttatttaatatattttaaaaaaataatttcttcaataataaCTTAACGATAATACCAAACAAATTAAATATAGTGTGAAACAATTTTTCATCAAGAAGATTTTTAGTAAAATATTGAATGAGAACTCAAATATATTGTGAATAATATGTTTTCGATTAGTATCAAGAATtgctatatataatataatagatagTGTTATGAGTTTATAGAATATTTGGATTTCTCTCCAAATACTAAATCCATGAAAAATAGATTCTTTAGAATTTTATATTAATCTATTGTAGATAGTATGAGTATTAAATGTAAGAcataatatattttgataaaattattgtaattttattaaaagGCTATTTGTCTTTTTTGTTTTATGTATGTTCTTACAGCAATtaaataaatacataaataataaataaagaaataattatttaaaaaaatatttaattagggtCATACTATTACATAGGGATGGTAATTAATTGAGTTTTTATGGACACTGAATTTGATCAAATCTTAATAGGATGGGTTTGATAGTATATAATCGGATTTGGATATGTTtcgattttaaaaaataatactctcGATGATTTATGTTGGATTCGAATTTTACATATTAGATATTTATTACTCGAATtcgtttaaataaatatttaattaaatataaaatatatatttttaaataatatttataaatttacatatatttttaataaaataaaatttaaatattttataaaattattaaatttttaaaaataaattatttattgaaataaatttttatataaattattaattaaaatttataaaattagaaggatttaagttttttttttatcatttaggaTAAATTTAagtagttgagaataaattttattaaaattaaataaaaatttaaattttaaaaaaaattaattaaatttaaatttaaatatgataatTTACATGTCCTATGAACTTCTCATTGATCCAATGATAGATGttctttattattaattaaaaataaaaaagaaagtatGGTTATTATTTTTGTTCTCCAAATGCTGTTCTTTTGACCTCTTCATCTTTCCAAAagctctgtttttttttttctccccttGATGTTATCATTTCCAAGAAAAAGACACATGAATAATGGCCAATGCCGTGTAACTTAAGTGAGCGATGACTTGTCTTTTACAACAATTATTAGCCATAAACAATTAAGCAAGGGTTAGTGCTCAAGAAAATCAGCAACAGCTTCAAAATCAATATAAAAATTTCACTATTTCTTTgcgtttaattaattatttttcaagGTTCTATTATTGATCATTACAAGATATACAAcacaagaaaataaattacagAATTGTGTGAATCCTAAACTTATATGATCCAAGAAAAGAAGACAAGGAATACTAATCTTGGACTAAAAACATAGCCACATGATTCCTTCACATTACCACAATTTTCTCTGCATCCAAACAGGAGGTAAAGTTTGTAACCAGGAAAGAAAAAATACAAATTAAAGGTGCCTTCGTTAAGATCTCACAGAACTATATCAAACAAGGCAGCAAACCCCGATTAATCATACAACTTAATGCATCATcctctattatatatatatgcaaCAACCACCAAAACCACCTCTCTATATCCTCTGCTATATAACCAGTCACTTATAACTCTATATTTAATTTGTCTATCTTATGAACACAAAACCCAAAATCCAAGTTCTTGAAATCAGATATCGGCAGTATCTTGAGCATATATAGTGTTAAAACCAGCTA contains these protein-coding regions:
- the LOC110668969 gene encoding triosephosphate isomerase, chloroplastic codes for the protein MAMLSTSLSGPKSAISYSAPHFSGLRRLCTKLDATNSHSSFLPNFNSQLRCSSPRKPSRHVVAMAGTGTFFVGGNWKCNGTKESITKLVSDLNDTKLETDVDVVVAPPFLYIDQVKASLSDRIEISAQNSWVGKGGAFTGEISVEQLKDIGCKWVILGHSERRHIIGENNEFIGKKAAYALSQGLGVIACIGELLEEREAGKTFDICFEQLKAFADAVPSWDNIVIAYEPVWAIGTGKVATPLQAQEVHIAVRDWLKKNVSEEVASKTRIIYGGSVNGGNCAELAKQEDIDGFLVGGASLKGPEFATIINSVTSKKVAA